A window of the Lactuca sativa cultivar Salinas chromosome 5, Lsat_Salinas_v11, whole genome shotgun sequence genome harbors these coding sequences:
- the LOC111912851 gene encoding UDP-glycosyltransferase 87A2, with protein sequence MSDPAATISCHVVAIPYPGRGHINPMMNLCKLIALRRPSDFLVTFVVTEEWLGFIGSEPKPTNICFATIPNVIPSEVNRAADFPGFINATQTKMEDPIEQLLRQMEVPASVLLYDTYLIWVINLGNRMNIPVASLFTMSATVFSLTYYYDLLLKNGHVGDNFSEKTEEEVDYIPGVRPIRVADLVTGFNGNGKEVLPVTLQAISMATKAQFLLFVSVYELESQVIDAIKSELSIPIYAIGPAVPYFNLDNIENDQNTPDYIKWLDHQPNGSVLYISQGSFLSVSNAQLEEIIGGVRDSGVRYMWIARGDGISRFKHENDENALVIPWCDQLRVLCHGSIGAFWSHCGWNSTKEGAFSGVPMLTFPIFWDQVPNSKMIVEDWKMGKRVRTEEGNLVTREEIAKLIKCFMDRESEEGKEMRRRALEVKKISRQAIEEGGSAQIDIDSFINDISKSH encoded by the exons ATGTCAGATCCGGCGGCCACCATCAGCTGCCATGTGGTGGCGATACCATACCCCGGCAGAGGCCATATCAACCCCATGATGAACCTCTGCAAGCTCATTGCTCTCCGCCGTCCCTCCGACTTCCTCGTCACCTTCGTCGTTACAGAAGAATGGTTGGGCTTCATCGGCTCCGAGCCAAAACCGACTAACATCTGCTTCGCTACCATCCCTAACGTCATCCCTTCCGAGGTGAACCGAGCCGCCGACTTCCCTGGCTTCATCAATGCCACACAAACGAAAATGGAGGATCCGATAGAGCAATTACTCCGACAGATGGAGGTTCCGGCGAGTGTCCTGTTATACGATACGTACCTTATTTGGGTAATTAATCTCGGAAATCGAATGAATATTCCGGTGGCGTCATTGTTTACGATGTCGGCGACGGTATTCTCCTTGACCTACTATTATGATCTCCTCCTCAAAAACGGCCACGTCGGAGATAATTTCTCAG AAAAAACTGAGGAAGAAGTTGATTACATACCTGGAGTTCGTCCAATACGCGTGGCTGATCTTGTGACTGGCTTTAATGGCAATGGCAAAGAAGTTTTGCCAGTAACTCTGCAAGCCATTTCAATGGCGACGAAAGCTCAGTTTCTTCTTTTTGTGTCGGTTTACGAGCTCGAATCCCAAGTCATTGATGCCATTAAATCAGAGCTTTCAATACCCATATACGCCATTGGACCAGCAGTACCTTACTTCAATTTGGACAACAttgaaaatgaccaaaatacccctgattATATAAAATGGTTAGACCATCAACCCAATGGTTCGGTGTTATACATCTCACAGGGAAGTTTTCTCTCGGTCTCGAATGCCCAATTGGAAGAAATCATTGGCGGTGTGCGCGACAGTGGTGTACGTTACATGTGGATTGCAAGGGGCGACGGAATATCTCGATTTAAACAtgaaaatgacgaaaatgcccttgtTATACCTTGGTGTGACCAATTAAGAGTGTTGTGCCATGGTTCCATAGGGGCATTTTGGTCACATTGTGGTTGGAATTCGACGAAAGAAGGTGCTTTTTCGGGTGTGCCGATGCTCACATTTCCAATATTTTGGGATCAAGTTCCGAATAGTAAGATGATTGTGGAAGATTGGAAGATGGGAAAGAGGGTGAGGACTGAAGAGGGTAATTTGGTCACTCGAGAAGAAATTGCTAAACtcattaagtgttttatggatcGGGAAAGTGAAGAGGGGAAAGAGATGAGGCGAAGGGCATTGGAAGTCAAAAAGATTTCTCGACAAGCAATCGAAGAAGGAGGCTCTGCTCAAATTGATATTGATTCTTTCATCAACGACATATCAAAAAGTCACTAG